The Actinomycetota bacterium DNA segment GGAGGACGTCCGCGAGGGGCGCCCGTACCCCACGCGCCTTATCCTTGGATGGGTCGGGAACAGACCGCTGCATGTCCTGGTCGCCCGCGATCCGGAAGGGCGGAAGTACGTGATCACGGTCTACGAGCCGACGCCGGACCGTTGGAGCGACGACTTCCGGACTCGAAGGAGCCAACCGTGACGTGCCCCATCTGCGGCCAAGGGCAACTCGAGGATGGCACCACGACGTTCGCCGCCGACATCGACGGGGCGGTCGTGGTCGTACGAGCGGTCCCTGGGAAGATCTGCGACGTCTGCGGCGAAGCCTTCATCGACGAGCACGTCTCGGACGAGCTCGAGACGATCGTGGAAGACGCCAGGGGAACCGGCACCGAGAGTCTGGTACGTCACTACCAGCCGGTGGCCTCCTGACTCCACCTGCCAGGTAGCGTCGATGCGACCTTACGTCGGCGGCATCAGAGATGGCATGGGGTTGCGGATCTACTTGTCACCACCCGACGTCACCGAGGTCGAGCGCGAGTTGCTGCTCGATGCCTTCGAATCCAACTGGATCGCGCCGCTCGGCCCGCACGTCGACGCGTTCGAGACCGAGATGGCCGAGCGGCTCGGTGCCGGTCACGCGGTCGCGCTGTCCTCAGGAACCGCCGCGCTGCACCTGGCGCTGCTGCTGGCTGGTGTCCAGCCCGGAGACCGCGTGGTCACGGCCACGCTGACGTTTGCCGCGACCGCGAACGCGGTCCGCTACGTCGGCGCGGAACCGGTGTTCATCGACGCCGAGCCGTCGAGCTGGAACCTCGACCCGGATCTGCTCGCCGAGGAGCTGGCGACAGCGCCGACCGTGACCGCCTGCCGGCCGCCATCGTCACCGTC contains these protein-coding regions:
- a CDS encoding type II toxin-antitoxin system MqsA family antitoxin, with product MTCPICGQGQLEDGTTTFAADIDGAVVVVRAVPGKICDVCGEAFIDEHVSDELETIVEDARGTGTESLVRHYQPVAS
- a CDS encoding DUF4258 domain-containing protein translates to MAARNVAPDAVRSVLVNGEVIEEDVREGRPYPTRLILGWVGNRPLHVLVARDPEGRKYVITVYEPTPDRWSDDFRTRRSQP